Proteins encoded by one window of Grus americana isolate bGruAme1 chromosome 7, bGruAme1.mat, whole genome shotgun sequence:
- the FGFBP3 gene encoding fibroblast growth factor-binding protein 3 yields MRLPLALLALAALGAAAAGASREAEEATQAGRFSTPEQHRCTWELRSAAGASELRLSCRPPAGGGAARSCAYRGEPRRCPAYGARSRQYWRQILGRLRRRRHPCAQGGPLSARLCGPGRGPPEAQLRLLPGPGSSPPAATAEPTEDPSETYCAERWHSLCSFFVGFWEG; encoded by the coding sequence ATGAggctgcccctggctctgctggcCCTGGCCGCCCTgggggctgccgccgccggggcgAGCCGGGAGGCGGAGGAGGCGACGCAGGCGGGGCGGTTCTCCACGCCGGAGCAGCACCGGTGCACCTGGGAGCTGCGCTCGGCGGCGGGGGCCAGCGAGCTACGGCTGAGCTGCCGGCCaccggcgggcggcggggcggcgcggaGCTGCGCCTACCGCGGGGAGCCGCGGCGCTGCCCCGCCTACGGCGCCCGCAGCCGCCAGTACTGGCGGCAGATCCTGGGCaggctgcggcggcggcggcaccccTGCGCCCAGGGCGGCCCGCTCAGCGCCCGCCTCTGCGGCCCGGGCCGGGGGCCGCCCGAGGCGCAGCTCCGCCTGCTGCCCGGGCCCGGGTCCTCCCCGCCGGCTGCCACCGCGGAGCCCACCGAGGACCCGTCGGAGACCTACTGCGCCGAGCGGTGGCACTCGCTGTGCAGCTTCTTCGTCGGCTTCTGGGAGGGCTga